One window of the Colletotrichum destructivum chromosome 6, complete sequence genome contains the following:
- a CDS encoding Putative glycoside hydrolase, family 7, concanavalin A-like lectin/glucanase domain superfamily: MKSTLTALSMLAMAVAQQVGTEQSETHPRLNWQRCTSGSCSNVNAEVVIDANWRWIHEVGGYRNCYEGNSWTGLCSGADDCARNCAVEGADYGNTYGVSTSGNALTLKFVQQHGFGKNVGSRMYLMNGDSKYQTFTLLNNEFAFDVDLSTVECGINSALYFVAMKEDGGLSSEANNRAGAKYGTGYCDAQCARDLKFIGGKGNIAGWNSSETDNNAGVGNMGACCAEIDVWESNAHAYALTPHPCEDNNYHICEDDTCGGTYSEDRYGGGCDANGCDYNPYRMGNRDFYGPGKTIDTTRKFTVVTRFQPDRMYQVFIQDGRTITVPGAKWAGVPETSDITPEFCESQFAVFGERDRFNEVGGYPKLNAALEIPMTLVMSIWSDHYANMLWLDSTYPPERAGEPGTERGPCAPTSGVPAEVIEQFPNARVVWSNIRFGPIGSTYNIAT, from the exons ATGAAGTCCACTCTCACTGCACTTTCCATGCTGGCCATGGCCGTGGCCCAGCAGGTCGGCACTGAGCAATCTGAGACTCACCCCAGGCTCAACTGGCAAAGGTGCACGTCTGGTTCTTGCTCCAACGTCAACGCTGAAGTCGTCATTGATGCCAACTGGCGCTGGATTCATGAAGTTGG CGGATACCGGAACTGTTATGAGGGCAACTCTTGGACCGGGCTGTGTTCCGGCGCAGACGACTGTGCTAGGAactgcgccgtcgagggaGCCGACTATGGCAACACTTATGGTGTTTCGACCAGCGGCAACGCCTTGACGTTGAAGTTTGTTCAGCAGCACGGTTTCGGCAAGAACGTCGGCTCTCGCATGTACCTCATGAACGGTGACAGCAAGTACCAGACGTTTACCCTGTTGAACAACGAGTTCgccttcgacgtcgacctATCCACGGTTGAGTGCGGCATCAACAGCGCCCTCTACTTCGTTGCTATGAAGGAAGATGGCGGCCTCTCTTCCGAGGCGAACAACAGAGCCGGTGCCAAGTACGGCACAGGCTACTGCGATGCTCAGTGTGCCCGCGACCTGAAGTTCATCGGTGGCAAG GGTAACATTGCGGGCTGGAACTCGTCTGAAACCGACAACAACGCTGGGGTTGGTAACATGGGTGCTTGCTGTGCTGAGATTGACGTCTG GGAGTCCAACGCCCACGCCTACGCCCTGACCCCCCACCCTTGCGAGGACAACAACTACCACATCTGTGAGGACGACACCTGCGGCGGTACCTACTCAGAAGACcgctacggcggcggctgcgacgCCAACGGCTGCGACTACAACCCGTACCGCATGGGTAACCGCGACTTCTACGGGCCCGGCAAGACCATCGACACCACCAGGAAGTTCACTGTCGTCACCCGCTTCCAGCCCGACCGCATGTACCAGGTCTTCATCCAGGACGGAAGGACCATCACGGTCCCCGGGGCCAAATGGGCCGGCGTCCCCGAGACCTCGGACATCACGCCGGAGTTCTGCGAGTCCCAgttcgccgtcttcggcgagCGCGACCGCTTCAACGAAGTCGGTGGATACCCCAAGCTCAACGCTGCCCTCGAGATCCCCATGACGCTTGTCATGTCCATCTGGAGCGAC CACTACGCCAACATGCTCTGGCTCGactctacctaccctcccGAGAGAGCCGGAGAGCCTGGCACCGAGCGTGGACCATGTGCCCCGACCTCCGGTGTCCCCGCCGAGGTCATCGAGCAGTTCCCCAACGCTCGGGTCGTGTGGTCCAACATCCGCTTTGGCCCTATCGGCAGCACCTACAACATCGCTACTTGA
- a CDS encoding Putative cytochrome P450 has translation MELHVFFLLLTLPIVARLCLKIYHALTSPLASVPGPFFARFTNLWYAWKINQGHFERANIALHQQYGPIIRYGPNRFSIDDPLASRMIYAPGHGFPKSSWYDTWGDPNPHQWSLFSDRDERRHAANRRLYQNMYSMSSQAHYERYVDECADLFVQRLTEMSGRRGVAEPVDMGHWFQCYAFDVIGMITYSKRLGFLDRGQDVGDFIKNLDNHLRYASIVGVYSHLHPYLAPIRNRLGKQATGRKYIVDITKRYLAEHQSKPKAVDVGEVSAPSKQTGTLDLLSKFFAKHSEDPTSFTQYHVLAGCVSNMVAGSDTTAISLSATLYQLLRHPRAMEKLRGEVDRFFSLGASDSKTVTLQESLQLPYLQAVIKESLRLHPATGLPLERVVPEGGASICGKFLPEGTIVGINSWVEHHRTSIFGDDAAEFRPERWLTTNTDRLSAMNRHWMPFGLGSRTCIGRHISMLEMCKLIPRLVHEFDFEMNQGYPWLNKNYWFVKPIGWKINVCIRSPREP, from the exons ATGGAGCTTCATGTGTTTTTCCTCCTTTTGACTCTTCCCATCGTGGCCCGGCTCTGCCTTAAGATCTATCACGCCTTGACCTCGCCTCTGGCATCAGTCCCTGGGCCCTTTTTTGCGCGCTTCACCAACTTGTGGTACGCTTGGAAGATTAACCAAGGCCACTTTGAGAGAGCGAACATTGCCCTCCATCAACAATATG GACCAATTATCCGTTACGGCCCAAACAGGTTCAGTATCGATGACCCTCTCGCCTCCAGAATGATCTATGCTCCCGGCCACGGCTTTCCAAAGTCTTCGTGGTATGACACATGGGGTGACCCGAACCCGCATCAGTGGTCACTGTTCTCGGACCGAGATGAGAGGCGTCACGCTGCGAACCGCCGCCTCTACCAGAACATGTACAGCATGTCTTCACAGGCGCACTACGAACGATACGTCGACGAGTGCGCAGACCTGTTTGTCCAGAGGCTCACGGAGATGTCCGGCAGGCGCGGAGTCGCGGAGCCCGTCGACATGGGCCATTGGTTTCAATGCTACGCCTTTGACGTGATTGGGATGATCACTTACTCCAAGCGCCTGGGCTTTCTGGATCGGGGCCAGGACGTGGGCGACTTTATCAAGAATCTCGATAATCACCTCCGCTACGCTTCCATAGTTGGTGTATACTCGCATCTCCATCCATACCTGGCCCCCATCAGAAATCGGCTCGGAAAGCAAGCCACAGGGAGAAAGTACATTGTGGACATCACCAAGCGATACCTGGCGGAGCATCAATCCAAGCCAAAGGCAGTCGATGTTGGAGAAGTGTCTGCCCCCTCGAAGCAGACCGGCACCCTGGATCTTCTTTCCAAATTCTTTGCGAAGCATTCCGAGGATCCCACATCCTTCACACAGTACCATGTCCTTGCCGGCTGCGTGTCAAACATGGTTGCAGGCTCGGATACCACAGCCATCAGTCTCAGTGCGACACTGTACCAGCTTCTCCGCCATCCCCGAGCCATGGAGAAGTTGCGGGGCGAGGTTGATCGGTTTTTCTCCCTGGGGGCTAGCGATTCAAAAACCGTCACTTTGCAGGAAAGCCTTCAGCTGCCATACCTCCAGGCAGTCATCAAAGAGTCGTTGAGACTGCATCCAGCAACCGGCCTTCCTTTGGAGAGAGTCGTGCCTGAAGGGGGCGCATCTATATGCGGGAAGTTCTTACCGGAAGGG ACAATCGTGGGCATCAATTCTTGGGTCGAGCATCATAGGACGTCCATCTTTGGCGATGATGCAGCCGAATTCAGACCCGAGCGGTGGCTGACTACTAATACCGATCGTTTGTCGGCTATGAACAGACACTGGATGCCG TTTGGCTTGGGATCTCGAACATGCATCGGAAGACACATTTCCATGCTGGAAATGTGCAAACTGATTCCTCGACTCGTCCATGAGTTTGATTTTGAGATGAACCAGGGCTACCCATGGTTGAACAAGAACTATTGGTTCGTGAAACCTATCGGCTGGAAGATAAACGTGTGCATTCGGTCACCCAGAGAGCCCTGA
- a CDS encoding Putative alpha/beta hydrolase-1, which translates to MEFNPTKSIVTNEECDIHYWHQGQGPLIVFIPGGNGHGRQYNPIIAALSDKYTCATFDRRQMSASQAKVNKRLNPPQQARDIRAIVQALGFDKTILFGSSMGGILAFQFAIDFPDMVDHMISHEAPTFTLLPNATEVFEFLYSCLELYETVGVEAAQEKFSSRLLGYNDEGVPKPASPEPFNKDNFWANEFALLLGYLPSLYRLKENGTSVGLMRGTRSRDAWYAQAVDEQEKILGCPRLDVPGAHEGFQVELEAFLPYFLELLGALERKSSGA; encoded by the coding sequence atGGAGTTCAACCCAACCAAGTCAATCGTGACTAACGAGGAGTGTGACATCCACTACTggcaccaaggccaaggccccCTCATAGTCTTTATCCCTGGCGGCAACGGTCATGGACGCCAATACAACCCCATCATCGCTGCGCTGTCGGACAAGTACACCTGCGCGACGTTCGACCGACGCCAAATGTCGGCGAGCCAGGCGAAAGTAAACAAACGACTCAACCCCCCACAACAAGCGCGTGATATACGCGCTATCGTCCAAGCCCTCGGCTTCGATAAGACCATTCTCTTCGGTAGCAGCATGGGCggcatcctcgccttccAGTTCGCCATCGACTTCCCCGACATGGTCGACCACATGATATCGCACGAAGCCCCAACCTTCACCCTGTTGCCGAACGCCACCGAGGTCTTTGAGTTTCTGTACAGCTGTCTCGAGCTTTATGAGACTGTAGGCGTCGAGGCTGCGCAGGAAAAGTTCAGCTCGAGGCTTCTTGGATAcaacgacgagggcgtgccgaagcccgcATCGCCAGAGCCGTTCAACAAGGACAACTTTTGGGCCAACGAGTTCGCCCTCTTGCTGGGCTACTTGCCGAGCCTGTACCGGCTGAAGGAGAACGGGACCAGCGTTGGGCTGATGAGGGGGACGAGGAGCAGGGACGCGTGGTACGCGCAGGCGGTGGACGAACAGGAAAAGATTCTGGGGTGTCCTCGGCTCGACGTTCCGGGGGCCCATGAAGGTTTCCAGGTCGAGTTGGAGGCGTTTCTCCCTTACTTCCTCGAGCTTCTAGGAGCTCTCGAGAGGAAGTCGAGTGGTGCGTGA
- a CDS encoding Putative peptidase S33 tripeptidyl aminopeptidase-like, alpha/Beta hydrolase gives MRRPAVHSAFASLIGIGIGIASASASERDPPKLDDFDWTTITPSTKLEYHPCYKEFQCARLKVPLDWLDETNEHTVALAITKLPAKVPDDDPAFGGTIFTNPGGPGGSGVGLMLREGHILQDTADAAKKYEILSWDPRGIQFTSPRADCYEDLLARDTDSIQRLAIGPLDSSPDALRRHWARTHGYGKLCTQNAGNGSIIPYASTASVVRDMVEMLDKIQELRDEEAAAKVAGGDERAQKSLELRSAAKQVPRIQYWGFSYGSILGNTFASMYPGRVGRIIVDGIADPEDYMAGGWRTNLQDTEELVRFFYETCFASAGKCALRRPSDKGWQDIRRRVEDLVKQLDDAPVAVLDGKLTNILTGYDVTLSFKNPLYTPYREFPKLAEKLNSAIEGNYTALLEAAKAGIPRLDQACSHPNASESSATFGDGGQAVLCSDGEDSTNFTIADYQAYVSELESQSPTFAGYWSQIRLACTGWRARPKWRFAGPFTTPEHDPAGVEGKPAAPLLFMSSRLDPVTPLRNALKASAQHPGSAVVIQESVGHCAIATGSRCSTEIIQKYFEHGTVPTSGTVCQADCDVWGGDDCLPSGMGIRVAPLAPPHDRSHPLVF, from the exons ATGAGACGTCCAGCTGTCCATTCGGCCTTTGCAAGcctcatcggcatcggcatcggcatcgccagcgccagcgccagtGAACGCGATCCGCCTAAGCTGGACGACTTCGATTGGACGACAATCACGCCCTCGACCAAGCTGGAATACCACCCCTGCTACAAAGAGTTCCAATGCGCGAGGCTCAAAGTGCCCCTCGACTGGCTCGATGAGACAAACGAGCACACGGTGGCGCTGGCCATCACCAAGCTCCCGGCCAAggtccccgacgacgacccggccTTTGGCGGCACCATCTTCACAAACCCGGGCGGCCCCGGCGGTTCCGGCGTCGGCCTCATGCTCCGGGAGGGCCACATCCTGCAGGACACCGCggacgccgccaagaagtACGAAATCCTCAGCTGGGACCCGCGAGGCATCCAGTTcacgtcgccgagggccgaTTGCTACGAGGACCTGCTGGCCAGAGACACGGACAGCATTCAGCGCTTAGCCATCGGTCCTCTCGACTCCAGCCCTGACGCGTTGCGGCGCCATTGGGCGCGGACCCATGGCTACGGCAAGCTGTGCACGCAGAACGCCGGCAACGGCTCCATCATCCCCTACGCATCCACGGCGTCTGTTGTCCGCGACATGGTGGAGATGCTGGACAAAATCCAGGAGCTGcgtgacgaggaggccgccgcaAAGGTTGCCGGCGGGGACGAGAGAGCACAGAAATCCCTGGAGCTGCGCAGCGCCGCCAAACAAGTGCCGCGTATCCAGTACTGGGGCTTCTCATATGGCAGCATTTTGGGCAACACGTTTGCATCAATGTACCCGGGCCGCGTTGGGCGCATCATCGTCGATGGCATCGCCGACCCCGAGGATTACATGGCGGGG GGGTGGAGGACCAACCTCCAAGAcaccgaggagctcgtcagGTTCTTTTACGAGACGTGTTTTGCGTCCGCGGGGAAGTGCGCTCTTCGCCGGCCCTCGGACAAGGGTTGGCAGGACATCAGGCGCCGTGTCGAGGACCTGGTCAAGCAGCTGGACGACGCGCCCGTCGCGGTGCTCGACGGCAAGCTCACCAACATCCTGACGGGATACGACGTCACGCTGTCCTTCAAGAACCCGCTCTACACGCCCTACCGGGAGTTCCccaagctcgccgagaagctcaactCGGCCATCGAGGGGAACTAcaccgccctcctcgaggccgccaaggccggcatcCCGAGGCTCGACCAGGCCTGCTCCCACCCCAACGCCTCCGAGTCGTCCGCCACgttcggcgacggcggccaggccgtcctctgctccgacggcgaggacagCACCAActtcaccatcgccgactaccaggcctacgtctccgagcTCGAGTCCCAGTCCCCGACCTTCGCCGGCTACTGGTCCCAGATCCGTCTCGCCTGCACGGGCTGGCGCGCCCGGCCCAAGTGGCGCTTCGCCGGGCCGTTTACGACGCCGGAGCACGAcccggccggcgtcgagggcaagccggcggcgccgctgctgttTATGTCGTCGCGCCTCGACCCGGTAACGCCGCTGAGGAACGCGTTGAAGGCGAGCGCGCAACACCCCGGGTCGGCCGTCGTGATCCAGGAGTCCGTCGGCCACTGCGCCATAGCCACCGGCAGCCGGTGCTCGACCGAGATCATCCAGAAGTACTTTGAGCACGGAACCGTGCCGACGAGCGGGACGGTGTGCCAGGCTGACTGCGACGTCTGGGGCGGCGATGACTGCTTGCCGTCGGGCATGGGCATCAGAGTGGCGCCTCTGGCGCCGCCGCACGACAGATCCCATCCGCTCGTCTTCTAG
- a CDS encoding Putative GroES-like superfamily, alcohol dehydrogenase-like, NAD(P)-binding domain superfamily — MSETTIRKAVITEFGDVSKVRIVQDTIAPPPANHVQVATIYSGFSGSDINMRKGVYPMQKKAPLTPGYCLIGTVRTNGPGASKFLPGDVVASLTVYDAEADLVNLPEKYLIRVPAGIDLQQATALILDWSTAYAMVFEAAKVTAGQRVFVHGVSGAVGYAVMKLCQLQGAEVYGTASERHHEAARAQGATPFVYTNKDWMRAIKDAGGADAVFDPLGFESWDESYSVLSPTGILVGYGGNLRSLNDGGEDRSVVGPTMKLLARGMVPFCGKRTRFYYITRDDATFEPNLRALFDLLAAGKITVPIKRVWELEEIQEAHRQWTTSTGMGSSLVRLSGAKEA, encoded by the coding sequence ATGTCGGAAACCACCATCCGCAAGGCCGTCATCACCGAATTCGGCGACGTCTCCAAAGTGCGCATCGTCCAGGACACCATCGCGCCCCCTCCGGCGAACCATGTGCAGGTAGCGACCATCTACTCGGGCTTCTCCGGGTCCGACATCAACATGCGCAAGGGCGTCTACCCGATGCAGAAGAAGGCACCGCTGACGCCCGGCTACTGTCTCATCGGCACCGTCAGGACCAACGGCCCCGGCGCGTCCAAGTTCCtccccggcgacgtcgtcgccagccTCACGGTgtacgacgccgaggccgacctcgtcaacctccCCGAGAAGTACCTCATCCGGGTCCCCGCGGGCATCGACCTGCAGCAGGCCACGGCGCTGATCCTGGACTGGAGCACGGCGTACGCCATGGTCTTCGAGGCTGCCAAGGTGACGGCGGGCCAACGGGTCTTCGTCCACGGCGTcagcggcgccgtcggctaCGCCGTCATGAAGCTGTGCCAGCtgcagggcgccgaggtgTACGGCACGGCGTCGGAGCGGcaccacgaggccgcccgcGCGCAGGGCGCCACGCCCTTCGTGTACACGAACAAAGACTGGATGCGGGCCAtcaaggacgccggcggGGCGGACGCCGTGTTCGACCCCCTCGGCTTCGAGAGCTGGGACGAGTCCTACTCGGTCCTGTCGCCGACgggcatcctcgtcggctaCGGCGGGAACCTGCGGTCGCtcaacgacggcggcgaggaccgGTCGGTCGTCgggccgacgatgaagctGCTGGCGCGGGGCATGGTGCCCTTCTGCGGCAAGCGGACGCGCTTCTACTACATCACCCGCGACGACGCGACGTTCGAGCCGAACCTGAGGGCCCTGTTCGACCTGCTGGCCGCGGGGAAGATCACGGTCCCGATCAAGAGGGTGTGGGAGCTGGAAGAGATCCAGGAGGCCCACCGCCAgtggacgacctcgacgggcaTGGGGTCATCGCTTGTTCGGTTGTCGGGCGCCAAGGAGGCTTAG
- a CDS encoding Putative oligopeptide transporter, OPT superfamily, translating into MAGVEEHQKTDGQGVDATPVPLSPASSIEEAKRSSDESSAPSQDVLYAAGVGLRPDDPSLPCLTLRMWVIGIAFCLIGSGVNTLYTFRFPSISLSQSAIQFLAYPVGKAWEFVVPDWGLNIKGHRVSLNPGPFNYKENILIYIMANLSFLTRLSADVLTEQRVFYGLKAGWGFELTVTLATILYGFALAGLCYALVVEPPALLWPGVLGNTALNAALHSGKREDETEAKWTASRYRFFMLAFIASFCWYWFPDFIFPALGYFTWVCWIAPQNAVVNQVFGMKSGIGLLPFTFDWSQIAYIGSPLVVPTWAILNVLASLVFWIYIISPALYYSNTWESAYLPIQSNSIYDHSGKTFNVSKVINKADGFSFDPVKYANYSDIYLPVTYALNTFGLSFATIASLFVWLFLEKRRHIATAFRSSKLSALLGGEVVPRTNPQPAYKAVPIWWYWIAAALALGFGIFACEFYPVQLRWYGVLLSFAVSAIFFVPLAWVYATTNMKIQIDIFCRIVAGYIWDGKVLANIWFFNLGYISGIKGLAFAQDLKLGIYCNIPPRQLFLVQSVGLVIGSLGQVSVLNWALNHIPGICTLSAPNGFTCPFSRTHFNTSMVWGALGPRRFFAEGAMYRSLLWFFLVGAVLPVIVYVLRKRVFTESKWLKKIHVPLFLGGLNYIPPASGTNYGSWAIVGLLFGLLIKNRQKTWWRRYNFVLSSALDCSVAIAGIVIFFAIFYTGASSKLNWWGTEVYKDTCDWKSCTYLSRSGH; encoded by the exons ATGGCGGGCGTCGAAGAACACCAAAAGACGGATggccagggcgtcgacgccacGCCGGTGCCGCTGAGTCCGGCGTCCTCCATCGAAGAAGCCAAACGTTCCTCGG ATGAGTCGTCTGCCCCGAGTCAGGATGTTCTTTACGCCGCCGGGGTTGGACTGAGGCCCGACGACCCTTCCCTCCCGTGCCTGACCCTGCGCATGTGGGTGATTGGGATTGCCTTCTGTCTCATAGGCAGCGGTGTAAACACGCTGTACACCTTCCGCTTCCCGTCCATCAGTCTCTCACAGTCGGCAATTCAGTTCTTGGCTTATCCCGTCGGCAAGGCTTGGGAGTTCGTCGTCCCGGACTGGGGACTCAACATCAAGGGCCATCGCGTCAGCCTGAACCCTGGCCCGTTCAACTACAAG GAGAACATACTCATCTACATCATGGCCAATCTCAGTTTCCTCACCCGACTCAGCGCCGACGTCTTGACTGAGCAGCGGGTCTTCTACGGGCTCAAGGCAGGCTGGGGCTTCGAGCTGACCGTCACGCTGGCCACCATCTTGTATGGCTTTGCACTGGCCGGGCTGTGCTACGCGTTGGTCGTCGAGCCCCCCGCGTTGCTGTGGCCCGGCGTGTTGGGAAACACGGCCCTCAACGCCGCGCTGCACTccgggaagagggaggacGAGACGGA GGCCAAATGGACGGCGTCCCGTTATCGGTTCTTTATGCTGGCCTTCATCGCATCCTTCTGCTGGTACTGGTTCCCGGACTTCATCTTCCCCGCGCTGGGGTATTTCACGTGGGTTTGCTGGATAGCTCCGCAGAACGCGGTCGTCAACCAGGTGTTCGGCATGAAGAGTGGCATCGGGTTGCTTCCCTTTACTTTTGATT GGAGTCAAATTGCGTACATTGGGTCTCCGCTTGTCGTGCCCACATGGGCCATCCTGAACGTGCTGGCATCGTTGGTCTTCTGGATATACATAATCTCTCCGGCCCTCTACTACTCCAACACGTGGGAGTCTGCCTATCTCCCCATCCAGAGCAACTCCATCTACGACCACAGCGGGAAGACCTTCAACGTCTCCAAGGTCATCAACAAGGCGGACGGGTTCAGTTTCGACCCGGTCAAGTACGCCAACTACTCCGAT ATCTACCTCCCCGTCACCTACGCTCTCAACACCTTTGGCCTGTCCTTTGCCACAATCGCGTCGCTCTTTGTCTGGCTATTCCTCGAGAAGCGCCGTCATATCGCAACCGCCTTCAGGTCGTCAAAGCTCTCCGCTCTTCTCGGAGGCGAAGTCGTGCCTCGGACCAACCCTCAGCCCGCGTACAAGGCCGTGCCCATCTGGTGGTATTGGATTGCGGCGGCTCTCGCTCTCGGCTTTGGGATCTTCGCGTGCGAGTTCTACCCCGTCCAACTACGCTGGTACGGCGTGCTGTTATCATTCGCGGTgtcggccatcttcttcgttcCG CTTGCTTGGGTGTATGCCACAACGAACATGAAGATCCAGATCGACATCTTTTGCCGCATCGTCGCCGGGTACATATGGGATGGTAAGGTGCTGGCCAACATCTGGTTCTTCAACCTGGGGTACATCTCCGGCATCAAGGGGTTGGCCTTCGCCCAGGACCTGAAGCTGGGCATTTATTGCAAC ATACCACCACGACAACTGTTCCTCGTCCAGTCGGTCGGTCTGGTCATAGGCTCCCTCGGCCAGGTGTCGGTCCTCAACTGGGCGCTCAATCACATCCCCGGCATCTGCACGCTGAGCGCGCCCAACGGCTTCACGTGCCCCTTCTCCCGCACCCATTTCAACACGAGCATGGTCTGGGGCGCACTCGGGCCGCGCCGGTTCTTTGCCGAGGGGGCCATGTACCGCTCTCTGCTGTGgttcttcctcgtcggggCGGTGCTGCCCGTCATCGTCTACGTGCTGAGGAAGCGGGTGTTCACCGAGTCGAAGTGGCTGAAGAAGATACACGtgcccctcttcctcggcgggCTCAACTACATCCCGCCGGCGTCTGGGACCAACTATGGAAGTTGGGCAATCGTCGGTCTGCTCTTCGGGCTGCTCATCAAGAACAGGCAGAAGAcgtggtggaggaggtacAACTTCGTCCTCAGCTCGGCCCTGGACTGCTCGGTGGCCATTGCCGGCATCGTtatcttcttcgccatcttCTACACGGGGGCCTCCAGCAAGCTCAACTGGTGGGGGACCGAGGTCTACAAG GATACGTGTGACTGGAAGAGCTGCACTTACTTGAGCCGTAGCGGACATTGA